In Mastacembelus armatus chromosome 22, fMasArm1.2, whole genome shotgun sequence, a genomic segment contains:
- the mis18bp1 gene encoding mis18-binding protein 1 isoform X3, giving the protein MASYQCFLNAKPRHESPAKVFAKLKSKVQREAMCAKAGVFTDNEPQCNPREKLGADFKPLRTATKLSCTADYGKENRAFGVEAQALTLSPMSSPQKTFRYSLADVRSKPADQTPLVTEMGHPVISRIGHTPTKKPPQSRDLISRTPVKMQMAEEESAPLHKLMSPAKMSSPITNRSRKRTWDELGFNTPSIRTKEANAEAIDQPRERRTSAFFTDPHKTCFENSGDTRGLPADLSAPRSISEQRCYVVMEKVPVMSPAKMFAYMKERESKREQQRTGKGSSSSTTGGKLSNEGHFNRCRNTSQPRAHNVNVTEDFACKSVPESRAESADIRSDPPKEVQAPATPSPPNLFEDPLLLNTPQIFIPKKQQPVFKRNKFPQIAKFPDENVIYLKKWFLRKTHKGLFVEGIHSEEKIPWNTNIIVERVSSYVLKTVSGSVYVLVGKLNMHVAYMSDFPKWFLTKFVYGFPENWKTLYEKFLSESKDRKTEKKGERSTMKAKTKSESTSTNLSVTRQRKNSFMTPDSCPPSCSSTKVSRSGRMIKPPLEYWKGGRVILDAHMNVTIHECYNTSICIPEVTTTVSARKSQKLPSGEDATHCESVSEEEVSVPLRKVRVALRRCNQVEVNPEEKPSHPPETTLETTNSPAVRCGRTRSSQRSPVYVDAVCQKQREPEKASTMKSKKPRHNTKRSSGKGRKQTVKASPESFTSNDEQPLEEDFSNNKKKKSRTYRKRHRKILNKSQEGYVSPSSRASESFENSVKELKKRMRGTQNSDATQTQKKCSKTSPPTKTLPKSTQSSRKDKAKKGKTASPQEQNKHKRTQAELVKLQEAVSCNSKQVAKGVEVVRTHSTKERLNRHKSQWTKEIVTKKAAKKPQKAKVEAPKDPVTNHLLISARVGTLKRKQQVREFLEAMPREEVNDIFSSIQMQNEQFENSSMCQSDGTSFSLSVEEQPPGTPPVNVFPEIKTPQCPHITPDMMGSRNRNNGDKMVYQFQKRIKDKQLNVYKAARSSKGFTSTPSVKQTMRRCANTENESFVILEMLPGNDEVPSDSEEEEDFYFSLDD; this is encoded by the exons ATGGCGTCGTACCAGTGCTTCTTAAACGCAAAGCCAAGGCACGAATCTCCTGCCAAGGTGTTTGCGAAGCTAAAATCCAAAGTCCAGAGAGAAGCGATGTGCGCGAAGGCGGGTGTTTTTACAGACAACGAACCGCAATGTAACCCAAGAGAGAAGCTCGGAGCGGATTTTAAACCCCTCAGGACGGCAACAAAACTTTCCTGCACGGCCGATTATGGCAAAGAAAACCGGGCATTTGGTGTTGAAGCGCAGGCTTTAACCCTCTCCCCCATGTCGAGCCCTCAGAAAACCTTCCGATACTCACTTGCAGACGTCAGGAGCAAGCCTGCCGACCAAACACCTCTTGTGACCGAAATGGGACACCCTGTAATATCAAGAATAGGACACACACCAACAAAGAAACCACCGCAGAGCAGAGACCTGATCAGCAGGACCCCAGTAAAGATGCAGATGGCTGAGGAGGAATCGGCTCCGCTCCACAAACTGATGTCTCCAGCCAAGATGAGTTCCCCCATTACAAACAGGTCTAGGAAGAGGACCTGGGATGAACTAGGGTTTAACACACCCAGCATCCGTACGAAGGAGGCCAACGCTGAAGCCATAGATCAGCCACGGGAGAGGAGAACCTCTGCTTTTTTCACTGACCCCCACAAGACATGCTTTGAGAATTCAGGTGATACCAGAGGACTCCCTGCTGACCTATCAGCACCAAGATCCATTTCAGAGCAAC GTTGTTATGTTGTTATGGAAAAAGTTCCTGTGATGTCTCCAGCCAAGATGTTTGCTTAtatgaaggagagagaaagtaaacgagagcagcagaggactggtaaaggcagcagcagcagcaccacaggTGGTAAACTGTCCAATGAGG GTCACTTCAATCGGTGCAGAAACACATCTCAACCCAGAGCTCACAATGTGAATGTCACGGAAGACTTTGCCTGTAAAAGTGTTCCAGAGAGCAGGGCAGAGTCAGCTGACATCCGATCAGATCCACCTAAGGAGGTCCAGGCCCCTGCTACGCCATCTCCACCTAATTTGTTCGAAGACCCGCTCTTGCTCAATACGCCGCAAATCTTCATCCCAAAGAAACAGCAGCCTGTCTTCAAGCGCAACAAATTTCCCCAAATTGCTAAATTCCCAGAT GAGAATGTGATTTATCTCAAAAAGTGGTTCCTGAGGAAGACTCATAAGGGCCTGTTTGTCGAAGGAATCCACAG TGAGGAAAAGATACCGTGGAACACTAACATCATTGTGGAAAGGGTTTCTAGTTATGTGCTGAAGACGGTGTCTGGCAGTGTTTACGTTTTGGTTGGCAAGTTGAACATGCATGTTGCTTACATGTCTG ACTTTCCCAAGTGGTTTTTGACAAAATTTGTCTATGGCTTTCCTGAAAACTGGAAGACGCTTTATGAAAAGTTTCTGTCAGAGTCAAAAGA CAGAAAAACTGAGAAGAAAGGTGAACGGAGCACCATGAAAGCCAAGACAAAATCTGAATCGACCTCCACTAACCTCTCTGTGACGCGGCAGAGGAAGAATTCTTTCATGACAC CTGATTCCTGTCCTCCCTCCTGCTCTTCTACAAAGGTGTCTCGAAGTGGTCGGATGATTAAGCCACCTCTAGAGTACTGGAAAGGAGGGAGAGTCATTCTGGATGCACACATGAATGTTACCATCCATGAATGTTACAATACCTCCATTTGCATTCCT GAGGTCACCACAACAGTGTCTGCGAGGAAGTCACAGAAACTGCCCTCTGGCGAAG ACGCTACACACTGTGAATCAGTCAGTGAAGAAGAAGTGTCGGTGCCACTGAGGAAGGTCAGGGTTGCACTTCGCAGATGTAACCAAGTCGAGGTTAACCCTGAAGAGAAGCCCTCCCATCCGCCTGAAACTACCCTGGAGACAACTAACAGTCCTGCTGTGAGGTGTGGCAGAACAAGATCCAGCCAAAGGAGTCCAGTGTATGTGGACGCTGTGTGTCAAAAGCAGAGAGAGCCTGAAAAGGCTTCAACAATGAAGTCAAAAAAACCGAGACACAACACCAAGAGATCTTcagggaaaggaagaaaacagaCTGTCAAAGCATCCCCAGAATCTTTCACCTCTAATGATGAACAGCCACTGGAGGAAGACTTttccaacaacaaaaaaaagaagagtaGAACATACAGAAAGAGGCACAGGAAGATTCTTAACAAGTCACAGGAAGGCTACGTGTCTCCATCCAGTCGGGCATCAGAGTCTTTTGAGAACAGTGTGAAAGAACTGAAGAAGAGAATGAGAGGAACACAAAATAGTGATGCTACACAAACGCAgaaaaaatgcagcaaaacatCACCCCCCACAAAGACTTTACCTAAGTCGACTCAGTCCAGCCGGAAGGACAAGGCAAAGAAAGGCAAGACAGCCAGTCCACAAGAGCAAAATAAGCACAAGAGGACACAGGCAGAGCTTGTGAAGCTACAAGA GGCTGTGTCCTGCAATTCCAAGCAGGTGGCTAAGGGGGTGGAGGTGGTAAGAACACATTCTACAAAAGAGCGCCTTAACCGGCACAAATCCCAGTGGACAAAAGAGATTGTCACTAAGAAAGCTGCCAAGAAACCCCAAAAGGCAAAGGTGGAAGCACCAAAAGATCCAG TTACAAATCATCTGTTGATATCCGCCCGAGTGGGAACCTTAAAGAGAAAGCAGCAAGTGCGTGAGTTCCTGGAGGCCATGCCCAGAGAAGAAGTTAATGACATTTTCAGCTCTATACAGATGCAGAATGAACAGTTTGAG AACTCCTCCATGTGTCAGAGTGATGGAACCAGCTTCTCGTTGTCGGTTGAGGAACAACCTCCTGGAACCCCCCCTGTAAATGTTTTCCCTGAGATAAAGACACCTCAGTGTCCACATATTACTCCTGACATGATGGGCTCTCGAAACAG GAACAACGGTGATAAGATGGTCTATCAATTTCAGAAGAggataaaagacaaacagctgaaTGTTTACAAAGCAGCTCGATCTTCTAAG ggCTTTACATCCACGCCATCAGTTAAACAAACAATGAGACGATGTGCTAACACAG AAAATGAATCTTTTGTTATTTTGGAGATGCTCCCAGGAAACGACGAGGTGCCGTCCGACagcgaagaggaggaggatttcTACTTCTCACTTGACGACTGA
- the mis18bp1 gene encoding mis18-binding protein 1 isoform X2, which yields MASYQCFLNAKPRHESPAKVFAKLKSKVQREAMCAKAGVFTDNEPQCNPREKLGADFKPLRTATKLSCTADYGKENRAFGVEAQALTLSPMSSPQKTFRYSLADVRSKPADQTPLVTEMGHPVISRIGHTPTKKPPQSRDLISRTPVKMQMAEEESAPLHKLMSPAKMSSPITNRSRKRTWDELGFNTPSIRTKEANAEAIDQPRERRTSAFFTDPHKTCFENSGDTRGLPADLSAPRSISEQRCYVVMEKVPVMSPAKMFAYMKERESKREQQRTGKGSSSSTTGGKLSNEGHFNRCRNTSQPRAHNVNVTEDFACKSVPESRAESADIRSDPPKEVQAPATPSPPNLFEDPLLLNTPQIFIPKKQQPVFKRNKFPQIAKFPDENVIYLKKWFLRKTHKGLFVEGIHSEEKIPWNTNIIVERVSSYVLKTVSGSVYVLVGKLNMHVAYMSDFPKWFLTKFVYGFPENWKTLYEKFLSESKEKTEKKGERSTMKAKTKSESTSTNLSVTRQRKNSFMTPDSCPPSCSSTKVSRSGRMIKPPLEYWKGGRVILDAHMNVTIHECYNTSICIPEVTTTVSARKSQKLPSGEGNDNCGAVDKTLLSCELHADTLCSVLPDATHCESVSEEEVSVPLRKVRVALRRCNQVEVNPEEKPSHPPETTLETTNSPAVRCGRTRSSQRSPVYVDAVCQKQREPEKASTMKSKKPRHNTKRSSGKGRKQTVKASPESFTSNDEQPLEEDFSNNKKKKSRTYRKRHRKILNKSQEGYVSPSSRASESFENSVKELKKRMRGTQNSDATQTQKKCSKTSPPTKTLPKSTQSSRKDKAKKGKTASPQEQNKHKRTQAELVKLQEAVSCNSKQVAKGVEVVRTHSTKERLNRHKSQWTKEIVTKKAAKKPQKAKVEAPKDPVTNHLLISARVGTLKRKQQVREFLEAMPREEVNDIFSSIQMQNEQFENSSMCQSDGTSFSLSVEEQPPGTPPVNVFPEIKTPQCPHITPDMMGSRNRNNGDKMVYQFQKRIKDKQLNVYKAARSSKGFTSTPSVKQTMRRCANTENESFVILEMLPGNDEVPSDSEEEEDFYFSLDD from the exons ATGGCGTCGTACCAGTGCTTCTTAAACGCAAAGCCAAGGCACGAATCTCCTGCCAAGGTGTTTGCGAAGCTAAAATCCAAAGTCCAGAGAGAAGCGATGTGCGCGAAGGCGGGTGTTTTTACAGACAACGAACCGCAATGTAACCCAAGAGAGAAGCTCGGAGCGGATTTTAAACCCCTCAGGACGGCAACAAAACTTTCCTGCACGGCCGATTATGGCAAAGAAAACCGGGCATTTGGTGTTGAAGCGCAGGCTTTAACCCTCTCCCCCATGTCGAGCCCTCAGAAAACCTTCCGATACTCACTTGCAGACGTCAGGAGCAAGCCTGCCGACCAAACACCTCTTGTGACCGAAATGGGACACCCTGTAATATCAAGAATAGGACACACACCAACAAAGAAACCACCGCAGAGCAGAGACCTGATCAGCAGGACCCCAGTAAAGATGCAGATGGCTGAGGAGGAATCGGCTCCGCTCCACAAACTGATGTCTCCAGCCAAGATGAGTTCCCCCATTACAAACAGGTCTAGGAAGAGGACCTGGGATGAACTAGGGTTTAACACACCCAGCATCCGTACGAAGGAGGCCAACGCTGAAGCCATAGATCAGCCACGGGAGAGGAGAACCTCTGCTTTTTTCACTGACCCCCACAAGACATGCTTTGAGAATTCAGGTGATACCAGAGGACTCCCTGCTGACCTATCAGCACCAAGATCCATTTCAGAGCAAC GTTGTTATGTTGTTATGGAAAAAGTTCCTGTGATGTCTCCAGCCAAGATGTTTGCTTAtatgaaggagagagaaagtaaacgagagcagcagaggactggtaaaggcagcagcagcagcaccacaggTGGTAAACTGTCCAATGAGG GTCACTTCAATCGGTGCAGAAACACATCTCAACCCAGAGCTCACAATGTGAATGTCACGGAAGACTTTGCCTGTAAAAGTGTTCCAGAGAGCAGGGCAGAGTCAGCTGACATCCGATCAGATCCACCTAAGGAGGTCCAGGCCCCTGCTACGCCATCTCCACCTAATTTGTTCGAAGACCCGCTCTTGCTCAATACGCCGCAAATCTTCATCCCAAAGAAACAGCAGCCTGTCTTCAAGCGCAACAAATTTCCCCAAATTGCTAAATTCCCAGAT GAGAATGTGATTTATCTCAAAAAGTGGTTCCTGAGGAAGACTCATAAGGGCCTGTTTGTCGAAGGAATCCACAG TGAGGAAAAGATACCGTGGAACACTAACATCATTGTGGAAAGGGTTTCTAGTTATGTGCTGAAGACGGTGTCTGGCAGTGTTTACGTTTTGGTTGGCAAGTTGAACATGCATGTTGCTTACATGTCTG ACTTTCCCAAGTGGTTTTTGACAAAATTTGTCTATGGCTTTCCTGAAAACTGGAAGACGCTTTATGAAAAGTTTCTGTCAGAGTCAAAAGA AAAAACTGAGAAGAAAGGTGAACGGAGCACCATGAAAGCCAAGACAAAATCTGAATCGACCTCCACTAACCTCTCTGTGACGCGGCAGAGGAAGAATTCTTTCATGACAC CTGATTCCTGTCCTCCCTCCTGCTCTTCTACAAAGGTGTCTCGAAGTGGTCGGATGATTAAGCCACCTCTAGAGTACTGGAAAGGAGGGAGAGTCATTCTGGATGCACACATGAATGTTACCATCCATGAATGTTACAATACCTCCATTTGCATTCCT GAGGTCACCACAACAGTGTCTGCGAGGAAGTCACAGAAACTGCCCTCTGGCGAAGGTAACGATAACTGTGGCGCTGTAGATAAAACACTGTTAAGTTGTGAGTTGCATGCTGACACACTCTGCTCTGTCCTTCCAGACGCTACACACTGTGAATCAGTCAGTGAAGAAGAAGTGTCGGTGCCACTGAGGAAGGTCAGGGTTGCACTTCGCAGATGTAACCAAGTCGAGGTTAACCCTGAAGAGAAGCCCTCCCATCCGCCTGAAACTACCCTGGAGACAACTAACAGTCCTGCTGTGAGGTGTGGCAGAACAAGATCCAGCCAAAGGAGTCCAGTGTATGTGGACGCTGTGTGTCAAAAGCAGAGAGAGCCTGAAAAGGCTTCAACAATGAAGTCAAAAAAACCGAGACACAACACCAAGAGATCTTcagggaaaggaagaaaacagaCTGTCAAAGCATCCCCAGAATCTTTCACCTCTAATGATGAACAGCCACTGGAGGAAGACTTttccaacaacaaaaaaaagaagagtaGAACATACAGAAAGAGGCACAGGAAGATTCTTAACAAGTCACAGGAAGGCTACGTGTCTCCATCCAGTCGGGCATCAGAGTCTTTTGAGAACAGTGTGAAAGAACTGAAGAAGAGAATGAGAGGAACACAAAATAGTGATGCTACACAAACGCAgaaaaaatgcagcaaaacatCACCCCCCACAAAGACTTTACCTAAGTCGACTCAGTCCAGCCGGAAGGACAAGGCAAAGAAAGGCAAGACAGCCAGTCCACAAGAGCAAAATAAGCACAAGAGGACACAGGCAGAGCTTGTGAAGCTACAAGA GGCTGTGTCCTGCAATTCCAAGCAGGTGGCTAAGGGGGTGGAGGTGGTAAGAACACATTCTACAAAAGAGCGCCTTAACCGGCACAAATCCCAGTGGACAAAAGAGATTGTCACTAAGAAAGCTGCCAAGAAACCCCAAAAGGCAAAGGTGGAAGCACCAAAAGATCCAG TTACAAATCATCTGTTGATATCCGCCCGAGTGGGAACCTTAAAGAGAAAGCAGCAAGTGCGTGAGTTCCTGGAGGCCATGCCCAGAGAAGAAGTTAATGACATTTTCAGCTCTATACAGATGCAGAATGAACAGTTTGAG AACTCCTCCATGTGTCAGAGTGATGGAACCAGCTTCTCGTTGTCGGTTGAGGAACAACCTCCTGGAACCCCCCCTGTAAATGTTTTCCCTGAGATAAAGACACCTCAGTGTCCACATATTACTCCTGACATGATGGGCTCTCGAAACAG GAACAACGGTGATAAGATGGTCTATCAATTTCAGAAGAggataaaagacaaacagctgaaTGTTTACAAAGCAGCTCGATCTTCTAAG ggCTTTACATCCACGCCATCAGTTAAACAAACAATGAGACGATGTGCTAACACAG AAAATGAATCTTTTGTTATTTTGGAGATGCTCCCAGGAAACGACGAGGTGCCGTCCGACagcgaagaggaggaggatttcTACTTCTCACTTGACGACTGA
- the mis18bp1 gene encoding mis18-binding protein 1 isoform X1, translating to MASYQCFLNAKPRHESPAKVFAKLKSKVQREAMCAKAGVFTDNEPQCNPREKLGADFKPLRTATKLSCTADYGKENRAFGVEAQALTLSPMSSPQKTFRYSLADVRSKPADQTPLVTEMGHPVISRIGHTPTKKPPQSRDLISRTPVKMQMAEEESAPLHKLMSPAKMSSPITNRSRKRTWDELGFNTPSIRTKEANAEAIDQPRERRTSAFFTDPHKTCFENSGDTRGLPADLSAPRSISEQRCYVVMEKVPVMSPAKMFAYMKERESKREQQRTGKGSSSSTTGGKLSNEGHFNRCRNTSQPRAHNVNVTEDFACKSVPESRAESADIRSDPPKEVQAPATPSPPNLFEDPLLLNTPQIFIPKKQQPVFKRNKFPQIAKFPDENVIYLKKWFLRKTHKGLFVEGIHSEEKIPWNTNIIVERVSSYVLKTVSGSVYVLVGKLNMHVAYMSDFPKWFLTKFVYGFPENWKTLYEKFLSESKDRKTEKKGERSTMKAKTKSESTSTNLSVTRQRKNSFMTPDSCPPSCSSTKVSRSGRMIKPPLEYWKGGRVILDAHMNVTIHECYNTSICIPEVTTTVSARKSQKLPSGEGNDNCGAVDKTLLSCELHADTLCSVLPDATHCESVSEEEVSVPLRKVRVALRRCNQVEVNPEEKPSHPPETTLETTNSPAVRCGRTRSSQRSPVYVDAVCQKQREPEKASTMKSKKPRHNTKRSSGKGRKQTVKASPESFTSNDEQPLEEDFSNNKKKKSRTYRKRHRKILNKSQEGYVSPSSRASESFENSVKELKKRMRGTQNSDATQTQKKCSKTSPPTKTLPKSTQSSRKDKAKKGKTASPQEQNKHKRTQAELVKLQEAVSCNSKQVAKGVEVVRTHSTKERLNRHKSQWTKEIVTKKAAKKPQKAKVEAPKDPVTNHLLISARVGTLKRKQQVREFLEAMPREEVNDIFSSIQMQNEQFENSSMCQSDGTSFSLSVEEQPPGTPPVNVFPEIKTPQCPHITPDMMGSRNRNNGDKMVYQFQKRIKDKQLNVYKAARSSKGFTSTPSVKQTMRRCANTENESFVILEMLPGNDEVPSDSEEEEDFYFSLDD from the exons ATGGCGTCGTACCAGTGCTTCTTAAACGCAAAGCCAAGGCACGAATCTCCTGCCAAGGTGTTTGCGAAGCTAAAATCCAAAGTCCAGAGAGAAGCGATGTGCGCGAAGGCGGGTGTTTTTACAGACAACGAACCGCAATGTAACCCAAGAGAGAAGCTCGGAGCGGATTTTAAACCCCTCAGGACGGCAACAAAACTTTCCTGCACGGCCGATTATGGCAAAGAAAACCGGGCATTTGGTGTTGAAGCGCAGGCTTTAACCCTCTCCCCCATGTCGAGCCCTCAGAAAACCTTCCGATACTCACTTGCAGACGTCAGGAGCAAGCCTGCCGACCAAACACCTCTTGTGACCGAAATGGGACACCCTGTAATATCAAGAATAGGACACACACCAACAAAGAAACCACCGCAGAGCAGAGACCTGATCAGCAGGACCCCAGTAAAGATGCAGATGGCTGAGGAGGAATCGGCTCCGCTCCACAAACTGATGTCTCCAGCCAAGATGAGTTCCCCCATTACAAACAGGTCTAGGAAGAGGACCTGGGATGAACTAGGGTTTAACACACCCAGCATCCGTACGAAGGAGGCCAACGCTGAAGCCATAGATCAGCCACGGGAGAGGAGAACCTCTGCTTTTTTCACTGACCCCCACAAGACATGCTTTGAGAATTCAGGTGATACCAGAGGACTCCCTGCTGACCTATCAGCACCAAGATCCATTTCAGAGCAAC GTTGTTATGTTGTTATGGAAAAAGTTCCTGTGATGTCTCCAGCCAAGATGTTTGCTTAtatgaaggagagagaaagtaaacgagagcagcagaggactggtaaaggcagcagcagcagcaccacaggTGGTAAACTGTCCAATGAGG GTCACTTCAATCGGTGCAGAAACACATCTCAACCCAGAGCTCACAATGTGAATGTCACGGAAGACTTTGCCTGTAAAAGTGTTCCAGAGAGCAGGGCAGAGTCAGCTGACATCCGATCAGATCCACCTAAGGAGGTCCAGGCCCCTGCTACGCCATCTCCACCTAATTTGTTCGAAGACCCGCTCTTGCTCAATACGCCGCAAATCTTCATCCCAAAGAAACAGCAGCCTGTCTTCAAGCGCAACAAATTTCCCCAAATTGCTAAATTCCCAGAT GAGAATGTGATTTATCTCAAAAAGTGGTTCCTGAGGAAGACTCATAAGGGCCTGTTTGTCGAAGGAATCCACAG TGAGGAAAAGATACCGTGGAACACTAACATCATTGTGGAAAGGGTTTCTAGTTATGTGCTGAAGACGGTGTCTGGCAGTGTTTACGTTTTGGTTGGCAAGTTGAACATGCATGTTGCTTACATGTCTG ACTTTCCCAAGTGGTTTTTGACAAAATTTGTCTATGGCTTTCCTGAAAACTGGAAGACGCTTTATGAAAAGTTTCTGTCAGAGTCAAAAGA CAGAAAAACTGAGAAGAAAGGTGAACGGAGCACCATGAAAGCCAAGACAAAATCTGAATCGACCTCCACTAACCTCTCTGTGACGCGGCAGAGGAAGAATTCTTTCATGACAC CTGATTCCTGTCCTCCCTCCTGCTCTTCTACAAAGGTGTCTCGAAGTGGTCGGATGATTAAGCCACCTCTAGAGTACTGGAAAGGAGGGAGAGTCATTCTGGATGCACACATGAATGTTACCATCCATGAATGTTACAATACCTCCATTTGCATTCCT GAGGTCACCACAACAGTGTCTGCGAGGAAGTCACAGAAACTGCCCTCTGGCGAAGGTAACGATAACTGTGGCGCTGTAGATAAAACACTGTTAAGTTGTGAGTTGCATGCTGACACACTCTGCTCTGTCCTTCCAGACGCTACACACTGTGAATCAGTCAGTGAAGAAGAAGTGTCGGTGCCACTGAGGAAGGTCAGGGTTGCACTTCGCAGATGTAACCAAGTCGAGGTTAACCCTGAAGAGAAGCCCTCCCATCCGCCTGAAACTACCCTGGAGACAACTAACAGTCCTGCTGTGAGGTGTGGCAGAACAAGATCCAGCCAAAGGAGTCCAGTGTATGTGGACGCTGTGTGTCAAAAGCAGAGAGAGCCTGAAAAGGCTTCAACAATGAAGTCAAAAAAACCGAGACACAACACCAAGAGATCTTcagggaaaggaagaaaacagaCTGTCAAAGCATCCCCAGAATCTTTCACCTCTAATGATGAACAGCCACTGGAGGAAGACTTttccaacaacaaaaaaaagaagagtaGAACATACAGAAAGAGGCACAGGAAGATTCTTAACAAGTCACAGGAAGGCTACGTGTCTCCATCCAGTCGGGCATCAGAGTCTTTTGAGAACAGTGTGAAAGAACTGAAGAAGAGAATGAGAGGAACACAAAATAGTGATGCTACACAAACGCAgaaaaaatgcagcaaaacatCACCCCCCACAAAGACTTTACCTAAGTCGACTCAGTCCAGCCGGAAGGACAAGGCAAAGAAAGGCAAGACAGCCAGTCCACAAGAGCAAAATAAGCACAAGAGGACACAGGCAGAGCTTGTGAAGCTACAAGA GGCTGTGTCCTGCAATTCCAAGCAGGTGGCTAAGGGGGTGGAGGTGGTAAGAACACATTCTACAAAAGAGCGCCTTAACCGGCACAAATCCCAGTGGACAAAAGAGATTGTCACTAAGAAAGCTGCCAAGAAACCCCAAAAGGCAAAGGTGGAAGCACCAAAAGATCCAG TTACAAATCATCTGTTGATATCCGCCCGAGTGGGAACCTTAAAGAGAAAGCAGCAAGTGCGTGAGTTCCTGGAGGCCATGCCCAGAGAAGAAGTTAATGACATTTTCAGCTCTATACAGATGCAGAATGAACAGTTTGAG AACTCCTCCATGTGTCAGAGTGATGGAACCAGCTTCTCGTTGTCGGTTGAGGAACAACCTCCTGGAACCCCCCCTGTAAATGTTTTCCCTGAGATAAAGACACCTCAGTGTCCACATATTACTCCTGACATGATGGGCTCTCGAAACAG GAACAACGGTGATAAGATGGTCTATCAATTTCAGAAGAggataaaagacaaacagctgaaTGTTTACAAAGCAGCTCGATCTTCTAAG ggCTTTACATCCACGCCATCAGTTAAACAAACAATGAGACGATGTGCTAACACAG AAAATGAATCTTTTGTTATTTTGGAGATGCTCCCAGGAAACGACGAGGTGCCGTCCGACagcgaagaggaggaggatttcTACTTCTCACTTGACGACTGA